AGGGTTTGGTTTTGCGTCGGGCTACAAGATAGTGCGTTTTGTAGAGTGTTGCAACGTACTGCTTGTGGATAAACCTGTGGGTAAATTGTGTGGGAAAGGTGGAACAGGCGTGTAGGCCGCGACGCTGCTGCATCGCGCGGATTTTCACTGTTTTTCAATCACTGAAAACAGTCGTTCGGATTTTTAAGGGCGCGAACCCTACCACAAAAAAGCGGCTTGTCCGAACGCATTTGCCGACTTGTTTTCTCGCCGGGCGACGTTTATACAATCGGCCGGTGCACACGCATTCTTATCCTCCCCAATCATTACAAAAAGACGGGCGGATCCTTCCTTATAAGTGTTGTTGGCAAGCAGAGGTCACCCGTGGAGCAAGAAGCCTGGCAGGTATTGATTGTCGAAGACGACCAGCGACTGGCCGAGCTGACCCGCGATTACCTCGAAGCCAACGGCCTGCGCGTGTCAATCGAGGGCAACGGTGCGCTGGCGGCCGCGCGGATCATCAAGGAACAACCGGATCTGGTGATCCTCGACTTGATGTTGCCCGGTGAAGATGGCCTGAGCATTTGCCGCAAGGTCCGCGACAAGTTCGACGGGCCGATCCTGATGCTCACCGCGCGCACCGACGACACCGATCAGATTCTCGGCCTCGACCTCGGCGCCGACGATTACGTGTGCAAACCGGTGCGCCCGCGCTTGCTGCTGGCGCGCATCCAGGCCTTGTTGCGCCGCAGCGAAGCGCCGGAAGTCGCCCCGGAAAAACTCCGCCGCTTGCAGTTCGGGCCGCTGATCGTCGACAACGCGTTGCGAGAAGCCTGGCTCAACGACAACGGCATCGAACTGACCAGCGCCGAATTCGACCTGCTGTGGCTGCTGGTGGCCAACGCCGGGCGGATCCTCTCCCGCGAAGAAATTTTCACCGCCTTGCGCGGCATCGGTTACGACGGCCAGGACCGCTCCATCGACGTGCGCATCTCGCGCATCCGTCCAAAAATCGGCGACGACCCGGACCATCCACGCCTGATCAAAACCGTGCGCAGCAAAGGTTATCTGTTCGTGCCGGAAGCCTGCGCAGACCTGCCGCTGTGAACTCGATTTTCCTGCGCATCTACGGCGGCATGTGCGCAGCGCTGATCCTCGTGGCGGTGCTCGGCGTGCTGGCGCTGCACCTGCTTAATCAGGTGCGCAGCGAGCAATACCGCGAGCGCCTGGCCCACGGCACGTTCTCGCTGATGGCCGACAACCTGCAACCGATGAACCCGACCGAGCGCCACCGCGCGTTGCTGGTGTGGGAACGCTTGCTGGGCATTCCGCTGGCGCTGCAAACCTTCGCCCAGACCGACCTCGACCTGACCCAGCGCACCCGTGTGCTGCGCGGGCAGGCGCTGGTCGAACAGACCGGCCCGCACGCGGCGAAGGTCTACCGTCTGGTCAGCGACAAGGAGCAACTGGTGCTGACCGGCGAAGTGCAGCAGATCAGCGAGCAACTGGCCCGCGCGACGATTTATCTGTTGGCCGACGAACTGGTGCGCTACCCGGTCGCCGAGCAACCGCAGCGCCTGGCGCAATTGAAGGAAGACAAGGGTTTTGGTTTCGACCTGCGGCTGGTCAAAGTCGAACAGGCTGACATGGATGAAGACCAGAGCCGGCGTGTGTCCGAGGGCGACACGGTGATGGCGCTGGGCAAGGGCGGCGATTCGATCCGGGTGTTTGCCGGCATGGTCGGCACGCCGTGGGTGCTGGAGATCGGTCCGTTGTTTCAGATGAATCCGTATCCGCCGGAATGGCTGGTGTTGATTGCGGCGTTGGGCCTGAGCTTGATCGGGTTGATCGTTTATTTGCTGGTGCGGCAACTGGAGCGGCGTTTGCGTGGCCTCGAAGCTGCCGCCACGCGCATCGCCAAGGGCAGCCTGGAAACCCGCGTGCCGGCGCGCGGCGCGGATTCGGTCGGGCGGCTGGCGGCGGCGTTTAACGGCATGGCCGAGCATTTGCAGCAATTATTAGCGATTCAGCGCGAACTGGTGCGCGCGGTTTCCCACGAACTGCGCACGCCGGTCGCGCGCCTGCGTTTTGGCCTGGAGATGATCGGCTCGGCGACCACGCCGCAAGCGTTGGAGAAGTACCGCGAAGGCATGGACCACGACATCGAAGACCTCGACAAACTGGTCGACGAGATGCTGACGTACGCGCGCCTGGAGCAGGGTTCGCCAGCGCTGAATTTCCAGCGAGTCGATCTCGATGCGCTGGTCAATCAAGTCATCGAGGAACTGGCGCCGTTGCGCGCGGAGGTCACGGTGCAGCGCGGTTTGTGTTTGTCCGCCGCCGATTGCGACGACGCCTGGGTCGAAGCCGAACCGCGTTATCTGCACCGCGCGCTGCAAAATCTGGTCGGCAACGCCATGCGCCACGCGCAATCGCGGGTCACGGTGAGTTATCAGGTCGGGCAATTGCGCTGTCGGGTCGATGTCGAGGACGACGGGCCGGGCGTGCCGGAAGCCGCGTGGGAGAAAATCTTCACGCCGTTCCTGCGCCTCGACGATAGCCGCACTCGCGCATCCGGTGGGCATGGGCTGGGTTTGTCGATTGTGCGGCGCATCGTCCATTGGCATGGCGGCCGGGCGCTGATCGGTAAAAGCAAAAGCCTCGGCGGCGCGTGTTTCAGTTTGAGCTGGCCGAGGAATCAGGAGAAGCGTTGAGGCTTGACGAGCACCTGTAGCAGCTGGCGAAGCCTGCGTTCGGCTGCGAAGCAGTCGTAAATCCTGCGCACGCGGTTTACCTGAAACACTGCGGTGTCTGGTTTGGCGACTGCTGCGCAGCCGAACGCAGGCTTCGCCAGCTGCTACAAGGGGCGAGCCTCAAGCCTTGATACTGACCAGACTCAACAACTGCCCATCTTTCACCGCGAACTGCGCATCCAGCTCAGCCCCGTTCCTCCACTCACTGGACAAATCCGTGAGCAAGCGCAAGCGCACCTGACCGTCCGCCGACCATTCCAGCACTTCAGCGTGTTCAAAATAGAAGCGCTGCTGGACGATCGGGTACAGCGCTTTGAACAGGCTTTCCTTCACCGAAAAGGTCAGGGTCACCAGCAGCGCCAGATGCTCACTGCCAGCAGCGGCCATGCGCTGCAGCTCCGGCGGTGTGAGGATTTCCCCGGCCAGGCGCTCGGCGCGTTCGAAGTTCAGCAGGTTTTCCAGGTCCATGCCCAAGCCGCGCCAGTGCGCCTTGTTCGCGACAATCGCGGCGGCGCGGCCGGTGCTGTGGGTGATCGAGCCAGAAATGTGTGCGGGCCAGACCGGCGCGCGGTCCTCGCCGATGGCCGGCACACAATCCAAGCCTTCAAGCTGTTGCAACGCGGCGCGCGCGCAAACCCGTCCGGCAAGAAACTCGGCTTGGCGCTTGGCTACCGAACGCTGAATGCTCGCCGGCGGCGCGATGACGCTGCGCTGGAAATCATCGGCGGCCAGTTGCGCAGGGTCGAAGTGCGTGCTGAGCAACACCGTTTCCGCCAGCCGCAATGGCAGCGGCCAATGGGCATCGAGCGGGGTGCAGCAGGCGGGCAGGGCAGGGGTTGAATTCATGGCGGGCATTTTGCCGGGTTGCTCTCAGGCTGGGTAGTAGCAACAGCTTTTGTGGCGAGGGGGCTTGCCCCCGTTGAGCCGCGAAGCGGCTCCCGGCATCCTTCCATGCCAGCCGGTTTTGCGACTGCTTCGCAGCCGAACGGGGGCAAGCCCCCTCGCCACAGGGTTCACTGATCAGCCAAAGATTTTCTTGAAGAACGCCTGCATGTCCGCCCACGAACGCTCGTCCGCCGCTTTGTTGTAGCCGATATCCGGCCCGCCATGTTCGCCATGCCCGAGCCGGTCGGCGTCAGGGTTGCTGAACCCGTGCTTGGCGTCCGCAAGGCTGACGAATTGATAATCGGCGCCAGCCTTGTCCATTTCCGACTTGAACGCGGCGACGTTGTCCGGAGTAATCATGCTGTCTTTCGCGCCATGCTCGACGAGGATTTTCGCCTTCACGCTGCCCGCGGTCGCCGGCGTCTTGGTCGCCAGCGCGCCGTGGAAACTCACCACGCCTTTGAGCGGCAGGCCCTGACGCGCCGCATTCAGCACCACCGCTCCGCCGAAGCAGTAACCGATTGCCGCGAGATTCTGCGGATCGGTCTGCGGTTGTTTCTTCAGCAGATCGAGCCCGGCCTGAAAGCGTGCGCTCGCCACCGCGCTGTCCTTCAGTGCCTCTTGCATGAACGCCATCGCGTCCTTCGGATGTTCGGTGTTCTTGCCGCCGCCGTACATGTCGATGGCCAGCGCGCTGTAACCGAGACCGGCAAGATCGCGGGCGCGGCGCTTGGCGTAATCGTTGAGGCCCCAGAACTCATGTACCACCACCACACCGGGGCGCGGGCCTTTGATCGCGTCGTCGTAGGCGTAATAACCAATCATCTGCGTGCCGTCGCTGCTCTGGTAAGGGATTTCCTCAGTCTTGATCGCAGCGTTGGCCAGCGTGCTGGCGGCCAGTAGGGCGAGGGCGAGAAACAGGCGCATGGTCGGGTCTCCTTAAAAGAAAGTGGTCAAATCAGCCTAGTCGATTTGATTCAGCTCAGGTTCAGAGAGCGTTCAGGGGCAGTTCAGGGGCGGGTAAGTAACCTTGCCCCGTACCCAAAAAGCGATAGTGCATAAGGAAACCTCCTATGACTTCTTTGAAAAAACTGCTGTTGGCTTTCACCGTGTTGAGCGCCAGTGCTGCGGCGCACGCTACCGACGATACCTTCGCCGGCCTGACGCTGGGGCAAACCAGCGACAAGGTGAAAAAATCCCACGCCCTCAACGACAACCTCGGCCACCCGAACGCGGACGGTGCCATCGGCAAAGACACCACCTGGGGTGTGCGTCTGGGCAAGCAAAACAACCAAGGCCGCTACTACGCCACTTACGACAACGTGTCCGGCTCGCACAATGGCATTAAACTGCGCCAGGAAAACCTGCTCGGCAGCTACGATCTGTTTTACCCGGTGGGCGGCAGCACCAAATTGTTCGGCGGCGCCACGGCCGGTTTCACCAAGCTGACCCAGGAATCCCCAGGCTTCAGCCGCGACAGCGACATCGGTTACGCCCTCGGCGGCCAGGTCGGCGTGTTGCAGCAAGTTTCGCAGAACACCTCGGTCGAGCTGGGTTACCGTTACCTGCGCAGCAATGCCAGCACCGAAATGAGCGAGCGCGGTGGCAGCAAACAAGGCTCGCTGGCACTTAACAGCAGCGCCCAGACCTACCTGTCCGCCAACTACGCTTTTTAAAAGCCGTTCGCGACAGACCTGCGCCGGATCACCCAAACAGGGTGATCCGGCGTTGCCATGTTGACCATTGAGGCACGTGCGCGTGCCTCTGGAGATGTTGTTTTGCCCGGGAGAGCGTTATGAAATTGCTGGTTGTCGAAGATGAAGCGCTATTGCGCCATCACCTGCAAACTCGCCTGACGGATAGCGGCCACGTGGTCGAATCCGTGGCCAACGCCGAAGAGGCGCTGTACCAGACCGAGCAATTCAACCATGACCTGGCGGTGATCGACCTCGGCCTGCCGGGCATGGGTGGCCTCGACCTGATCCGCCAATTGCGCTCGAGCGGCAAGACCTTCCCGATCCTGATCCTCACCGCGCGCGGCAACTGGCAGGACAAGGTCGAAGGCCTCGCCGCCGGCGCCGACGACTACGTGGTCAAGCCGTTCCAGTTCGAAGAACTCGACGCGCGGCTGAATGCCTTGTTGCGGCGTTCCAGCGGTTTCACCCAATCGACGATCACCGCCGGGCCGCTGCTGCTCGACCTCAATCGCAAGCAGGCGACCCTCGATGAACAGCCGCTGGCGCTGACCGCCTACGAGTACCGGATTCTCGAATACCTGATGCGCCATCACCAGCAAGTGGTGGCCAAGGACCGCCTGATGGAACAGCTCTACCCGGATGACGACGAGCGCGATCCGAATGTCATCGAAGTGCTGGTCGGCCGCTTGCGGCGCAAACTCGAAGGCCCGGCCGGGTTCAAGCCGATCGATACCGTGCGCGGCCTCGGCTACCTGTTCAACGAGCGCTGCACTTGATTCGCTCGCTTCGCGTTCGCCTGATGCTCGCCGCCACGCTGTTGGCGGTGTTGTTCATGCTCGCGTTGCTGCCGGCGATGCAAGGCGCGTTCAGCCTCGCGTTGCAGGACTCGATCGAGCAACGCCTGGCCTCGGACGTGACCACGCTGATTTCCGCCGCGCGCGTCGAAGACAATCGCTTGCAAATGCCGGCGCAGTTGCCGGACGAGCGCTACAACCTCACCGACAGCCGATTGCTCGGCTACATCTATGACCGCGAAGGGCGGCTGGTCTGGCGCTCGAAAGGCACCCGCGAAGAGAACATCAACTACAAACCGCGTTACGACGGACGCGGTAACGAGTTCGCCAGAATCAAGGAAACCGACGGCCAGGAATTTTTCGTTTATGACGTCGAGGTCAAACTGCTCGGCGGCAAAAGCGCGGCGTTCAGCATCGTCGCGCTGCAACCGGTGCGCGAATACGAAATCACCCTCGAAGGCCTGCGCGAAAATCTTTACCTCGGTTTCGGCGCAGCGTTGCTGGTGTTGCTGGCGCTGCTATGGATTGGCCTGACCTGGGGTTTGAAAGCCCTGCGCCGCTTGAGTCAGGAACTCGATGAGATCGAAAGCGGCGACCGCGAAAGCCTCACCGAGCAACACCCGCGCGAACTGCTGCGGCTGACCGGCTCGCTGAACCGCTTGCTGCACAGCGAACGCGAGCAACGCAGCCGTTACCGCGATTCCCTCGACGACCTCGCGCACAGTTTGAAAACCCCGCTGACCGTGTTGCAAGGCGTCAGCGAAGACATGGCGCAGCGCCCCGAGGACCGCGATCAGGCGTGGGTGCTGCAATCGCAGATCGAGCGCATGAGCCAGCAGATCGGCTATCAATTGCAGCGCGCCAGCCTGCGCAAAAGCGGTCTGGTGCGCCATCAGGTGCGCCTGCGCCCGGTGCTGCAAAGCCTCTGCGACACGCTGGACAAGGTCTATCGCGACAAACGCGTGCGCGTGGCTTTCGATTTGCCGGAGCACTGTTACGTGCCGATCGAGCAGGGCGCGTTGCTGGAAATGCTCGGCAATCTGCTGGAAAACGCCTATCGGCTGTGTTTGAGCGAAGTGCGCGTCAGCGTCCGCGACACCCAGGGCGGCATTGAGCTGTGCGTCGAAGACGACGGGCCGGGCGTGCCGCCAGACCAGCGCGCGCGGATTCTGCAAAGGGGCGAACGGCTGGATCGCCAGCATCCGGGGCAGGGGATTGGTTTGGCGGTGGTCAAGGACATCATCGAAAGCTACAGCGCCAAATTGACCCTGGGTGACTCGACGCTGGGCGGCGCGGCGTTTCGGATTCATTTCCCGGCGCTTTGATCTGAATCTGAGGTGTGCCGGCGGACGGCATCGCGAGGAAGCTCGCTCCCACAGGGGACGGTGGTGAACACACTGTGGGTGAACGCCGCGAACCAAATGTGGGAACGAGCTTGCTCGCGATGAGGCCGGAGAAAACACTCGAGAATCTGCTGCCGAGGTTCAATTCTCTTGCGCGCGATAAGCCCCCGGTGTCAGCCCGGTCCATTTCTTGAACGCCCGATGAAACGCCGAAGGCTCGGAGAATCCCAGCTGTTCGGCAATCTGTTGCAACGACAGGTCGGCGCGCCCGAGGTGATAAATCGCAATGTCGCGGCGCAACTGATCCTTCAATTCCTGAAAACTGCTGCCCTCTTCACGCAAATGCCGGCGCAAGGTCTGCGGGCTGATGTGCAATTGCGCGGCCACCGCTTCCAGGTCCGGCCAACGGGAACTGTCGCGGCTGAGCAAACGGCGCAACTGGCTGCTCAAACTGTCGCCGTCATCCGGGCGCGACAACAGGTCGGCGGG
The window above is part of the Pseudomonas prosekii genome. Proteins encoded here:
- a CDS encoding winged helix-turn-helix domain-containing protein is translated as MEQEAWQVLIVEDDQRLAELTRDYLEANGLRVSIEGNGALAAARIIKEQPDLVILDLMLPGEDGLSICRKVRDKFDGPILMLTARTDDTDQILGLDLGADDYVCKPVRPRLLLARIQALLRRSEAPEVAPEKLRRLQFGPLIVDNALREAWLNDNGIELTSAEFDLLWLLVANAGRILSREEIFTALRGIGYDGQDRSIDVRISRIRPKIGDDPDHPRLIKTVRSKGYLFVPEACADLPL
- a CDS encoding ATP-binding protein; the protein is MNSIFLRIYGGMCAALILVAVLGVLALHLLNQVRSEQYRERLAHGTFSLMADNLQPMNPTERHRALLVWERLLGIPLALQTFAQTDLDLTQRTRVLRGQALVEQTGPHAAKVYRLVSDKEQLVLTGEVQQISEQLARATIYLLADELVRYPVAEQPQRLAQLKEDKGFGFDLRLVKVEQADMDEDQSRRVSEGDTVMALGKGGDSIRVFAGMVGTPWVLEIGPLFQMNPYPPEWLVLIAALGLSLIGLIVYLLVRQLERRLRGLEAAATRIAKGSLETRVPARGADSVGRLAAAFNGMAEHLQQLLAIQRELVRAVSHELRTPVARLRFGLEMIGSATTPQALEKYREGMDHDIEDLDKLVDEMLTYARLEQGSPALNFQRVDLDALVNQVIEELAPLRAEVTVQRGLCLSAADCDDAWVEAEPRYLHRALQNLVGNAMRHAQSRVTVSYQVGQLRCRVDVEDDGPGVPEAAWEKIFTPFLRLDDSRTRASGGHGLGLSIVRRIVHWHGGRALIGKSKSLGGACFSLSWPRNQEKR
- a CDS encoding 4'-phosphopantetheinyl transferase family protein — translated: MNSTPALPACCTPLDAHWPLPLRLAETVLLSTHFDPAQLAADDFQRSVIAPPASIQRSVAKRQAEFLAGRVCARAALQQLEGLDCVPAIGEDRAPVWPAHISGSITHSTGRAAAIVANKAHWRGLGMDLENLLNFERAERLAGEILTPPELQRMAAAGSEHLALLVTLTFSVKESLFKALYPIVQQRFYFEHAEVLEWSADGQVRLRLLTDLSSEWRNGAELDAQFAVKDGQLLSLVSIKA
- a CDS encoding dienelactone hydrolase family protein; the protein is MRLFLALALLAASTLANAAIKTEEIPYQSSDGTQMIGYYAYDDAIKGPRPGVVVVHEFWGLNDYAKRRARDLAGLGYSALAIDMYGGGKNTEHPKDAMAFMQEALKDSAVASARFQAGLDLLKKQPQTDPQNLAAIGYCFGGAVVLNAARQGLPLKGVVSFHGALATKTPATAGSVKAKILVEHGAKDSMITPDNVAAFKSEMDKAGADYQFVSLADAKHGFSNPDADRLGHGEHGGPDIGYNKAADERSWADMQAFFKKIFG
- a CDS encoding outer membrane beta-barrel protein, which encodes MTSLKKLLLAFTVLSASAAAHATDDTFAGLTLGQTSDKVKKSHALNDNLGHPNADGAIGKDTTWGVRLGKQNNQGRYYATYDNVSGSHNGIKLRQENLLGSYDLFYPVGGSTKLFGGATAGFTKLTQESPGFSRDSDIGYALGGQVGVLQQVSQNTSVELGYRYLRSNASTEMSERGGSKQGSLALNSSAQTYLSANYAF
- a CDS encoding response regulator; this encodes MKLLVVEDEALLRHHLQTRLTDSGHVVESVANAEEALYQTEQFNHDLAVIDLGLPGMGGLDLIRQLRSSGKTFPILILTARGNWQDKVEGLAAGADDYVVKPFQFEELDARLNALLRRSSGFTQSTITAGPLLLDLNRKQATLDEQPLALTAYEYRILEYLMRHHQQVVAKDRLMEQLYPDDDERDPNVIEVLVGRLRRKLEGPAGFKPIDTVRGLGYLFNERCT
- a CDS encoding ATP-binding protein, whose protein sequence is MIRSLRVRLMLAATLLAVLFMLALLPAMQGAFSLALQDSIEQRLASDVTTLISAARVEDNRLQMPAQLPDERYNLTDSRLLGYIYDREGRLVWRSKGTREENINYKPRYDGRGNEFARIKETDGQEFFVYDVEVKLLGGKSAAFSIVALQPVREYEITLEGLRENLYLGFGAALLVLLALLWIGLTWGLKALRRLSQELDEIESGDRESLTEQHPRELLRLTGSLNRLLHSEREQRSRYRDSLDDLAHSLKTPLTVLQGVSEDMAQRPEDRDQAWVLQSQIERMSQQIGYQLQRASLRKSGLVRHQVRLRPVLQSLCDTLDKVYRDKRVRVAFDLPEHCYVPIEQGALLEMLGNLLENAYRLCLSEVRVSVRDTQGGIELCVEDDGPGVPPDQRARILQRGERLDRQHPGQGIGLAVVKDIIESYSAKLTLGDSTLGGAAFRIHFPAL